The genomic segment gaaaGAGTAAGCGAAAAGTGAAACCAACGCAACAAGCGATAATAGTGATAGCTTCTTTCCTCCACTTATATATCATCAGCAACTACACCCCTCGCCTTTAACTTTCTATGAGAGCGAGAGTTGGATGCATGTGTGCGACTGGGGatggggaaaagaggggtggTGATGTTGTGCATGAGCTGCACAACTTGCccgccctttccctctttgtttGCTCAGATGCACGTGACCGTGACGCCGGTGCCCAGTTCTCGCTCCTGGGTCCGCAGTGCGCACCTTTTCACAAATTCGTCGCTGAACAACGACTTTtcgacgcggcgctgcacgaAGTGGTAGTACAAGTTACCGAGGAAGCCGCGGTTGTAGGGGTTGCGCTTATGCGCGTACACATTCTGGATGCGTTCGCGGGTGGTCGCCTCATGTGTGATCGACTGACACATGGAGACCGCTGTCATAGTGAGGACGATAGATAAGAACCCCGGCACCACAAGTGCCAGAGCACACGCAACCACTTGAAAAGGCGTTGTAATCTTCTCTGAGTGCGTCCACAGGGCGCAGGTGACGACCACGGTCGGCAAAATGCACGCCACCGCGACGACCGACACCAGCGTCACGAACATTTCAATACGGCGGCTGCCCACACAGATGCCCAGGACCCCACAGTGGTGATCGTGATCAAAGCAGCACAGACCACAGATGTAGCAGTGGGCAGCTCGCACAGGGCGATGCATGTTGCACGTCGAGCACCACTTGCGCTCCATGGGAACTCCGTTCACATCTTCCCATATGCTCTCCCGTTGGTTGAGCTCGATATCGCGCAGCGTCATGACCtcgggtgcagcagcagcgctgtcgccgccctcGTCGTCCATGTAGCCTGGCTTCACATAGCCGGGATCACTGTACGCCAGCCGGAATAGAAGTGTGTAAAAGAGCGAGACAAGCGTCAGCTCGACGTAGTAGTACGCCGCCATCCATTCTAGCCCCATGTGTATGCAGAACCACCTGAAGAGCAAAAAGCACCCAAGGGTTAATGTGGCCGGTGCTGCGTAGGAGGTGGTCATCCGTGGGGCGCAGATGTTGACGTAGCCGTAGAAGGGGATGCGCTTCCGGAAGATGCGCACGTGCCCAATCCTGGCGTACGGCTCCCTGCCAAAGGCGATGTACTCCACTACGTACGTCAcggggaagaaaagggagaactTCTCCGAGAAtgcctgctggcgctggGCAAAGAAGGCCTGCTTCGTCTCTCCCGTCATCTGCGTCGGCATGGTCatgcgcttctctgcctccaccCTGGCCAATAGGTTGTTTACCTGCGCGCTAGCAGACATCCCAGTGGAGGGCTCAACTTCAGCCGAGTAGAACACGGCCTCCCGAGGTCGCGCGTCATTCTCGTAAATACCGGTGTCGGGGTCCGGCAGCGTCTCCGCAGGGTTGCGGAGATCTACCATGGCGTTGCACGTCGGACACCGCGCGCCGTACATCCTTTCACTAACGCACTCAAAGTCCATTGGATTGCAGCAAGCAGGGCACACAACTCCATAAGTGATGCCCTTCACCGGGCGGTgagtagagagagacatTTTCACGGGGGAAGAAAACTAGAGACCAGCACACAACAGAAGGTTAacaacaaacgaaaagagcgcgCGCTTCAGGACGCCACGGCACAGACAAGGCGTGGTGCAGCGAAAGGCAGCGAGGAAAAGACGTCCTCCAACAGAGCAAAAGTCCTGATGTGGAGGCAAAAAGCAGACAAGCGAGGGTGGCACAATgagatgatgatgagcgcacatgagagagagagaggaaacgtgtgcgtgcgttcgtgtgtgtgtgtgtgtgtacgtttGCGAGGGTGGTAGTTGTGTGGGAAGATGTGTAGTGTCGGCGCCTGCCCTCGAGTGGCACGTACCTTCTTTACGACTCGCAAGAAGAACGGAAGGCACAGAGGTTTGGCTTACTGATTActgcgtcgctgttgctggtgtCTGgagagccccccccccgggcGCGATGATGTTTTCCCCTGCCCCAGCTgaacaaaaaaaagcgaaCAAAAGCCCCGCAAGAAagcggagaagggaagggaagacgGCAAAGATGCGGCTCACTCGGGGATGGCAGACTGGGCAACGGCGGGGCaggtgagaaagagaaaggcagagaaggcgaagaaagataaaagaagaggagcgacgGAGTAATGTCCACAGTCTGCTGCACTGGTAAGCAACGGCAGAGACGCGccggcacagagagaagggtagTACGCAGTGACGACTGCATACAAGTGTGTCGTGTGGATGATGGTGAGAGAGACTTCCATGAGGGACTCGCCTGCAAGAACGCCCTCATGTGCGCGTAGCGAGAAGTATGAGAGTGGACGGAGGTGTTGCGCTGTCTCGGCTCACGAGCTCGCCAGTGCgcccttcctttcctttgGTTCTTCTCACTCAGAGTGAGCTCGTTTGGCGTAGCTGGCGCTCTCGAGGACATCGTCAACACGCCCGCCCGCATacatacacagagagagaacaagtgggggaagggggagagaaagaaagcgagcaGCGAGCAGGTTTCTAGTGAAACAGCCATACACGCCCGCCGCGCACAGAGACAAAGAGACAGACAAACATAGCGAGAGAATAATAAATGACTCCGCCTTGTCCTtgtgctgcgctgtcgcttctcttttttgtcgctgcacgcctccccccgccACTGGCACGGCACACACCTCCACGCAGTCACACGAAGCGACttgagcacacacacacacacacacacacaagcacgtaGGCCGCTTAGTGTGAGGGGTGCGCTGGTGTTCACACTGATCGTGTTCTTTCACCTGTCGGAAAGAGCGAGtggtagggggagggaacgAAGGACAGAAAACGACTCGGCGACGACGGACGGAtcaagaggaggaaagagaaaaccaaaagagaaacacagcagacaagggagaaagagaagcaaggGAGTAatgaggggggaaggagagaggtcAAGGCTGTACACACAGCCGCTCCGCATCAGGTGCATACAGAGATGCAAATGGCCCCCACGGCAACGGTGAAACACAACAGTCGACTCAAATTAGCTGTGCAGCGCGTGGCAATGATGCTGATGTAGGAGAAAGCCCTCCAAGGGGGTCCCttgagagaaaagggagaagaaagaacgAAGCGCTCGCTGTTTTCCCTCTTGTTAGCAGGCACGCATTACGCAGAGGAATATTCATTGCTAACAGGGTCAGCACCGGCCGCTTTCCGGCCACCCTGCGAGCGACCAATCCTCGTAGGCGAGCCACGTCGGCAGCGTTCACTGCTGTCCGTCCAGCCCTGGGGTGTTGCACCTATGCACCCCCTCAAAGTGCACGGTCAGGTCCTCCTTGTAGAGGTCTCCGCCCAGCCCTTGAGCGAGCGTGCGCGCCCCGTCGCTGATCTGCAAGATGCAACTAGACACCGCCCTGTACGACAGGGTGGGCGAGGCAGCAGATTCAGTGGATGCGGTCCACACCACAGCAGACGGTGGCCGTCGTCTCGAGGAATTCAAAGGGCGGCCCGATATAAGGAGCCCGGCGCATGCCCAAGCTCTGCTGAAACGATAGAAGTGCTTAGACAGCCTGCCACTCCAACACGAGGGCAACGAATGGCTCGCGCTCGGGTTGCTGCgcccgctccccctccccctcattgTTTCGAGGTATATCCCGTGGAGAAAACTACAAAGCCCCCCCTACCAGCGCCGCTCTTCAATAGGCCAAGATCAATCGTACCCCCCAACTGCCTCGCACCGACACCTTCTCAGTCAAGGTGACCAAGTGGAAAAACACGTTTGGGTGCCACGAGAAGCGCAGGTTGCTGCCGTGCGGCTGCGGAATGTGCAAGTCCATGCAGCGTTGTAATTGTTTCCTCCACACCTCTGGGAGGCTCGGAGAGCTGTAGGCAACTTCAGATCCCATCACTCCCTTGCTCTTGTCCACGCAGGGTAGACTGTAGAGCCAAGTGAGGTGTAACTACGCCGCCCCGCCCAcgagcgccgtcgccgcgtaGTCCATAACCGAGGAGCCGTCCCCTAATGACCACTACTCTCTGACACTTAACAGGTCCCCATTTTACACGTcggagctgcgtgcgcgGTGCTCAGCTGGCACCTGTTTCGCCCAGTTAGACGACCACAGTCCAcctcagccgcagcagccagtCGCCGTCACCATGTGGCGTGCTTAAACAAGCTCTGTGGGTGACTCAGCAGGTGCCACAGCCCTCgcccactgctgctccaccgttGCCGCTCCGAATTTGGCGCACAATCGAGTCGCTCCGCACTGTCAGCTCATTCATAGACTTCAGCCACCACAAGTAGTCTATCCACCGTATACAGGGAATGTTGTTCAGTTCCTCCCACGGACTTGGCTCCCATTGTGTGACGAGCCACACCTCGAAAGTGGGGTGCGCAAACCCGAGCGCGGACCTCACAAACTATTtcggagagagcagcgcttCCACTCGTGCGGTGGGGTCCCACGAGCCCTCGTCCCCGGCCGGCGTGATGTCGGTAAGCTGACCCCCAACATCAAGGTGCTTGAGCGCGATAACAAGGCAGACACTAGCGATGCCAGCGCCGACAGTGGGAACGTCCGTGCAAGGCTCTCTCTCACAGTTCATCCGGGACGGCGTCCACTTCGACACCGAAAGATTCAGCGATGCAAAGCCGCACTGGTGGAGCACCTCGAGTGCTACCAGCCTCTCGGTGGAGGGAGTGGAGAGTGAGAAGCGCGCCTTTctgatggcgctgctcatGTTGCTCGTGAAAAGAGAGCATGTGGGCGAGTGCGTACATACGCCCCTGTTCGTCTGTGACGACGAGGTAAAGGGCAAAGAGAAGT from the Leishmania panamensis strain MHOM/PA/94/PSC-1 chromosome 28 sequence genome contains:
- a CDS encoding palmitoyl acyltransferase 4, putative (TriTrypDB/GeneDB-style sysID: LpmP.28.2000), which encodes MDFECVSERMYGARCPTCNAMVDLRNPAETLPDPDTGIYENDARPREAVFYSAEVEPSTGMSASAQVNNLLARVEAEKRMTMPTQMTGETKQAFFAQRQQAFSEKFSLFFPVTYVVEYIAFGREPYARIGHVRIFRKRIPFYGYVNICAPRMTTSYAAPATLTLGCFLLFRWFCIHMGLEWMAAYYYVELTLVSLFYTLLFRLAYSDPGYVKPGYMDDEGGDSAAAAPEVMTLRDIELNQRESIWEDVNGVPMERKWCSTCNMHRPVRAAHCYICGLCCFDHDHHCGVLGICVGSRRIEMFVTLVSVVAVACILPTVVVTCALWTHSEKITTPFQVVACALALVVPGFLSIVLTMTAVSMCQSITHEATTRERIQNVYAHKRNPYNRGFLGNLYYHFVQRRVEKSLFSDEFVKRCALRTQERELGTGVTVTCI